The following coding sequences lie in one Haladaptatus sp. DJG-WS-42 genomic window:
- a CDS encoding helix-turn-helix domain-containing protein yields MSGLMPSDSDALSNQEGELRTLWLDNEDAGDLLSSLASETARAILTELHKEPQVASELADSVGTSLQNVRHHLTNLDDAGLIRVADMRYSPKGREMNVYAPAQEPLVVFVGREEKKDGFVDSLKRLFAAVGVLAVASLLVELLVQTTVVGVGSPGSLPRVPDSVGSSGSVLSFFDAVPPGALFFAGGALVLALVAGWLYVQEQTTPKRERI; encoded by the coding sequence ATGTCAGGGTTGATGCCCTCCGACAGCGATGCCCTCTCGAACCAAGAGGGCGAGCTGCGAACGCTCTGGCTAGACAACGAGGACGCAGGCGACCTGCTATCGTCGCTCGCGTCCGAGACGGCACGGGCGATTCTCACGGAACTCCACAAAGAGCCACAGGTAGCCTCTGAGTTGGCCGATTCCGTGGGGACCTCGCTCCAAAACGTGCGCCATCACCTCACCAACTTAGACGACGCGGGACTGATTCGCGTCGCAGACATGCGCTATTCACCAAAGGGTCGTGAGATGAACGTCTATGCCCCGGCACAGGAACCGCTCGTGGTGTTCGTCGGGCGGGAAGAGAAAAAAGACGGCTTCGTCGATTCGCTCAAGCGGCTGTTCGCCGCCGTGGGCGTCCTCGCCGTCGCCAGCCTGCTCGTCGAACTGCTCGTCCAGACGACCGTCGTCGGCGTTGGCAGCCCCGGAAGCCTCCCGCGCGTACCCGACTCCGTCGGGTCGTCGGGAAGCGTGCTGTCGTTCTTCGACGCCGTCCCACCCGGTGCGCTGTTTTTCGCCGGTGGCGCGCTCGTCCTCGCACTCGTCGCAGGCTGGCTCTACGTCCAAGAGCAGACGACTCCTAAAAGAGAAAGAATTTAA
- the gatB gene encoding Asp-tRNA(Asn)/Glu-tRNA(Gln) amidotransferase subunit GatB, producing MTAQAAETQDLAVVIGLEVHVQLETATKIFCGCSTDAADAEPNSRTCPVCLGLPGALPVLNEGAVEAAVKIGKALKATIPEETTFHRKNYFYPDLPKDFQITQYDAPICQDGELEVNVKGDSRVIGIERAHLEEDPGSLQHVGGSIDTADYVLVNYNRAGTPLMEIVTKPDFRSPGEVRAFLKKLEEVLDYLGVFDSTRDGSLRIDANISLIGADKVEADGSISDENLAAANRTEVKNISSHKGAEKALAYEVTRQKNAVMRGREVEQETRHWDESRGITVSMRSKEEEKDYRYFGEADLPPLQVAHWKAELDIPELPHARRERFQEAYDLSAEAASKLTSTKQVADFYERVATEFDPDLAATWVADSLLGELNYRDMEITDVADRLDEFMRLIELVDDEEITVKHAQETVMRTMLDEGQDPDTIVEQAGLGKADTGEVEQAVEAAIEENEDAVSDYHSGEGSALNFLVGQVMQKTGGSADPGTVNKLLRERLDA from the coding sequence ATGACCGCACAAGCTGCCGAGACGCAGGACCTTGCCGTCGTGATTGGGTTAGAGGTCCACGTCCAGCTAGAGACTGCCACGAAGATTTTCTGTGGGTGTTCGACTGACGCGGCCGACGCGGAGCCAAATTCCCGCACGTGTCCCGTCTGTCTTGGGCTCCCCGGGGCGCTGCCCGTCCTCAACGAAGGGGCCGTCGAAGCCGCCGTCAAGATCGGCAAGGCACTGAAAGCAACCATCCCCGAAGAGACCACCTTCCACCGGAAAAACTACTTCTACCCCGACCTGCCCAAAGACTTCCAGATTACGCAGTACGACGCACCGATCTGCCAGGACGGCGAACTCGAAGTGAACGTCAAAGGCGACTCGCGCGTCATCGGCATCGAACGCGCCCACCTTGAAGAAGACCCCGGCAGCCTCCAACACGTCGGCGGCTCCATCGACACCGCGGATTACGTCCTCGTGAACTACAACCGCGCGGGGACGCCGCTCATGGAAATCGTGACGAAGCCCGACTTCCGCTCGCCGGGTGAGGTGCGCGCCTTCTTGAAGAAGTTAGAGGAAGTGCTCGACTACCTCGGCGTGTTCGATTCCACGCGCGACGGCTCGCTGCGCATCGACGCCAACATCTCGCTCATCGGCGCGGACAAGGTCGAAGCGGACGGCTCGATTAGCGACGAAAACCTCGCCGCCGCAAACCGCACCGAAGTGAAGAACATCTCCAGTCACAAGGGCGCAGAGAAAGCGCTCGCCTACGAAGTTACCCGCCAGAAAAACGCCGTCATGCGCGGGCGCGAGGTCGAACAGGAGACCCGACACTGGGACGAATCACGGGGCATCACCGTCTCGATGCGCTCGAAAGAAGAGGAGAAAGACTATCGCTACTTCGGCGAGGCAGACCTCCCGCCGCTGCAGGTCGCCCACTGGAAAGCGGAACTCGACATTCCAGAGCTGCCCCACGCTCGCCGCGAGCGGTTCCAAGAAGCGTACGACCTGTCGGCTGAAGCCGCCTCGAAGCTCACGTCCACCAAGCAGGTGGCCGACTTCTACGAGCGCGTGGCCACGGAGTTCGACCCCGACCTCGCGGCGACGTGGGTCGCGGACAGCTTGCTTGGCGAACTCAACTACCGCGACATGGAGATCACGGACGTCGCAGACCGCTTAGACGAGTTCATGCGCCTCATCGAACTCGTAGACGACGAAGAGATTACCGTGAAACACGCCCAGGAAACCGTCATGCGCACGATGCTCGACGAGGGCCAAGACCCCGACACGATTGTCGAGCAAGCGGGCCTCGGGAAGGCCGATACGGGCGAGGTCGAGCAGGCGGTCGAGGCGGCCATCGAGGAGAACGAAGACGCCGTTTCCGATTACCACAGCGGCGAGGGGAGCGCGCTTAACTTCCTCGTCGGGCAAGTGATGCAGAAAACCGGCGGGAGTGCAGACCCCGGAACCGTCAACAAGCTGTTACGGGAACGCCTCGACGCCTGA
- a CDS encoding DUF3100 domain-containing protein, translating to MSSDSSRWEPIRTAGRWSEHLRTHGTVFAIVVIAELIGTQVFPLGPGQVVLLPMLFAVILGISLSYSVLGKVVEPLRNVVSKEVSTIASPLLIIALMPLGVKYGSLVAPSFYSLVEAGPAFVLQEFGNLATIFLALPLALALGLKREAIGGAVSIAREPTLGVITDKYGIDSPEGRGVLGTYMTGTVLGTVFFGILGGFAPATGLHPLSLSMACGMGSASMMTACSSSLANVVTTVPQEEILAFASTSNLLTGITGLYMVLFVGLPLITRLYAKLAPMFGGEN from the coding sequence ATGTCATCTGATTCATCACGGTGGGAACCAATCCGCACCGCTGGGCGCTGGTCTGAACACCTTCGGACTCATGGAACCGTTTTCGCAATCGTCGTCATCGCCGAACTCATCGGAACACAGGTCTTCCCTCTCGGGCCGGGACAGGTCGTGTTACTCCCGATGCTGTTCGCCGTCATTCTCGGGATTTCGCTCAGCTATAGCGTGCTCGGGAAAGTTGTCGAACCGCTTCGCAACGTCGTTTCAAAAGAGGTGAGCACGATTGCTTCGCCGCTACTCATCATCGCACTCATGCCGCTTGGTGTGAAATACGGCTCGCTCGTCGCGCCGTCTTTCTACAGTCTCGTCGAAGCAGGCCCAGCGTTCGTTCTCCAAGAGTTTGGCAACCTCGCCACGATTTTCCTCGCCCTCCCGCTTGCGCTCGCACTCGGCCTCAAACGCGAAGCCATTGGCGGTGCAGTGAGCATCGCGCGCGAACCGACGCTCGGCGTCATCACCGACAAGTACGGCATCGACTCGCCGGAAGGCCGCGGCGTCCTTGGCACCTACATGACCGGGACCGTCCTCGGAACCGTTTTCTTCGGCATCCTCGGCGGGTTCGCCCCCGCGACTGGCCTGCACCCACTCTCACTATCGATGGCCTGTGGGATGGGGTCTGCGAGCATGATGACGGCGTGTTCGTCGTCGCTCGCAAACGTCGTCACGACCGTCCCGCAAGAAGAAATTCTCGCCTTCGCAAGCACGAGCAACCTGCTGACCGGCATCACGGGCCTCTACATGGTGCTGTTCGTCGGCCTGCCGCTCATCACCAGACTCTACGCGAAACTCGCTCCGATGTTCGGAGGTGAGAACTGA